In Oryzihumus leptocrescens, the following are encoded in one genomic region:
- a CDS encoding cupredoxin domain-containing protein produces MTRLRAGVAVITLGALTGLLTACGGSSEPPAAQGSSTAATASGGQSAPASSAAGRTLRVTITGRTVTPAPSQVRITPGETLTLVVTSDHDDELHAHGFEVEKELKAGVPTTLLLKTDLPGVYEVETHHPPLRLLSVAVQ; encoded by the coding sequence ATGACACGCTTGCGCGCCGGCGTGGCCGTCATCACCCTGGGTGCCCTCACCGGCCTGTTAACTGCGTGTGGCGGGTCCTCCGAACCGCCTGCCGCACAAGGGTCCTCGACCGCAGCGACGGCATCGGGTGGCCAGTCGGCGCCGGCCTCGTCGGCCGCGGGCCGGACGCTGCGGGTCACGATCACCGGCAGGACGGTCACCCCCGCGCCCAGCCAGGTGCGGATCACGCCGGGCGAGACCCTGACCCTGGTGGTCACCAGCGACCACGACGACGAGCTCCACGCCCACGGCTTCGAGGTGGAGAAGGAGCTCAAGGCGGGCGTGCCGACCACCCTGCTGCTCAAGACCGACCTGCCGGGGGTCTACGAGGTCGAGACGCACCACCCGCCGCTGCGCCTGCTGTCGGTGGCCGTCCAGTGA